In one window of Arthrobacter pascens DNA:
- a CDS encoding ABC transporter permease — protein sequence MTTAILKQPAKPTVAPKPNRSFVHGLITNKKALVGMIVMLVFIALALLAPVLFPGDPSRITAMASLEPSPEHWLGTTAKGQDVLALTVHASRSSLFVGLTVGFASTFIGILVGLASAYFGKFIDEALSLVTNVFLLLPGLPLLVILAAFLPPGLGTVILVLVVTGWAGSARVLRSQALSIRSKDFVAAAVVSGERAGRIMFREILPNMASIVMSTLLACVIYGIGAQAGLEFLGLGDVSTVSWGNNLFWAGNEGALLTGSWWVFVPSGVCIALVAFALALINYAVDEVTNPRLRKIKTPKITERSAAK from the coding sequence ATGACAACAGCAATTCTGAAGCAGCCCGCTAAGCCCACAGTTGCCCCCAAGCCCAACCGCAGTTTCGTCCACGGACTTATCACCAACAAGAAGGCCCTGGTGGGCATGATCGTGATGCTCGTGTTCATCGCGCTTGCGTTGCTGGCCCCTGTGCTATTCCCCGGAGACCCGTCGCGGATCACGGCGATGGCCTCGCTGGAACCGTCTCCCGAGCACTGGCTCGGCACCACGGCCAAAGGTCAGGACGTGCTTGCCCTGACTGTCCACGCGTCCCGCAGTTCCCTGTTTGTCGGGTTGACCGTGGGCTTCGCATCCACTTTCATCGGCATTTTGGTGGGCCTGGCCTCGGCCTACTTTGGCAAGTTCATTGACGAAGCACTGTCCCTGGTGACCAACGTCTTCCTGCTCCTGCCCGGACTGCCCCTCCTTGTCATCCTGGCCGCGTTCCTGCCGCCGGGTTTGGGAACCGTGATCCTGGTCCTCGTGGTCACTGGCTGGGCTGGGTCGGCACGTGTATTGCGCTCCCAGGCGCTGTCCATCCGCTCAAAGGACTTTGTGGCCGCGGCCGTGGTGTCCGGCGAACGGGCGGGCCGGATCATGTTCCGCGAGATCCTGCCGAACATGGCCTCGATCGTCATGAGTACCCTGCTGGCCTGCGTAATCTACGGCATCGGCGCCCAGGCAGGCCTGGAGTTCCTTGGCCTGGGTGACGTGAGCACCGTTTCCTGGGGCAACAACCTCTTCTGGGCCGGCAACGAGGGCGCCCTACTGACTGGCAGCTGGTGGGTCTTTGTTCCCTCGGGTGTCTGCATCGCGCTGGTCGCGTTCGCACTGGCGCTCATCAACTACGCCGTGGACGAAGTCACTAATCCGCGGCTGCGGAAGATCAAAACCCCAAAAATTACCGAAAGGAGCGCCGCCAAGTGA
- a CDS encoding ABC transporter ATP-binding protein, whose product MTVSQVSFGSHEPVLEVKNLTVKYIGDTRSTTAVDRLSFSIGTGEVFGLAGESGCGKSTIANSIMRLLKHPAKIAGGSISFGGKDVLAMSPEELRRFRWQDVAMVFQSAMNSLNPVLTIGEQIVDIFTTHAGYSRKESVRRAGELLELVRIDPARLKSYPHQLSGGMRQRAVIAMAVALKPSLLILDEPTTALDVVVQQEIMAQIKELQRELGFSVLFITHDMSLMVELSHRMAVMYAGRIVETAKAQDVYANPRHPYTQALMGAFPPLTGPRVPLTGLPDGVKFRNIPDLTEAAPGHFVAPVSADASAADTAIMEGAAR is encoded by the coding sequence GTGACAGTCTCCCAAGTTTCCTTCGGCTCCCACGAGCCCGTCCTGGAGGTCAAGAACCTCACCGTCAAGTACATCGGCGACACCCGCTCCACTACCGCCGTCGACCGTCTTTCCTTCAGCATCGGGACCGGTGAGGTGTTCGGGCTGGCGGGCGAGTCCGGCTGTGGGAAGTCCACCATCGCCAACTCGATCATGCGGCTCCTCAAGCATCCCGCGAAGATCGCCGGCGGCAGCATCTCCTTCGGCGGCAAGGACGTCCTGGCCATGAGCCCGGAGGAGCTGCGGCGTTTCCGCTGGCAGGACGTGGCCATGGTGTTCCAGTCGGCCATGAACTCGCTGAACCCGGTGCTGACCATCGGCGAGCAGATCGTGGATATTTTCACCACGCATGCGGGCTACTCGCGTAAGGAATCGGTGCGGCGTGCCGGCGAGTTGCTTGAATTGGTGAGGATCGACCCCGCACGCCTCAAGTCCTACCCGCACCAGCTCTCGGGAGGCATGCGGCAGCGTGCCGTGATCGCCATGGCCGTAGCGCTCAAGCCGTCCCTCTTGATCCTCGACGAACCCACCACCGCGCTGGACGTCGTGGTGCAGCAGGAAATCATGGCCCAAATCAAGGAACTCCAACGCGAACTGGGCTTTTCCGTCCTCTTCATCACCCACGACATGTCCCTCATGGTGGAACTCTCGCACCGCATGGCCGTGATGTACGCAGGCCGGATCGTGGAGACCGCGAAAGCCCAGGACGTCTACGCCAACCCCCGCCACCCATACACGCAGGCCCTCATGGGCGCGTTCCCGCCGCTCACCGGTCCGCGGGTTCCGTTGACGGGACTGCCCGACGGCGTGAAGTTCCGGAACATCCCGGACCTCACCGAAGCAGCACCCGGCCACTTTGTGGCACCTGTCAGTGCGGACGCTTCAGCGGCTGACACCGCGATCATGGAAGGAGCCGCACGATGA
- a CDS encoding ATP-binding cassette domain-containing protein: MSHSLQSSSRPDVSTQTPALEVRGLGKSFPIGGLFSRESVRALHGVDLTIGRGEIVALVGESGSGKSTLARCVARLEKPSSGEILIDGVDVLKRDRFQASRAFRSQLQMVFQDPFGSLNPAHRVEHFLRRSLAIHRKGGSSETETRQRLEELMTTVGLQADMLNSYPHELSGGQRQRVAIARALAVEPRVILADEPTSMLDVSVRIGVLNLMRKLRDEQGISMLYITHDLASARYLADRTAVMFAGELVEQGESLDLLTNPGHPYTQLLVSAVPDPSRAGSYDPVRRAELRQAVMASTTCGFDGDPNQSCSAEEPVHHRVGDPENRHWVRCHLYRPQAGAGGHALAAEPMDKKASA, encoded by the coding sequence ATGAGCCACTCTCTGCAGTCTTCATCACGTCCGGACGTTTCCACGCAAACCCCCGCCCTTGAGGTCCGCGGACTGGGAAAGTCTTTCCCGATAGGTGGTTTGTTCTCCCGGGAGTCCGTCCGAGCCCTGCACGGCGTGGACCTGACCATTGGCCGGGGCGAAATCGTGGCCCTCGTGGGAGAGTCCGGGTCGGGTAAGAGCACCCTGGCCCGCTGCGTTGCCCGGCTGGAAAAGCCGAGCTCCGGTGAGATCCTGATCGACGGCGTCGATGTCCTCAAGCGCGACCGCTTCCAGGCATCGCGGGCCTTCCGCTCCCAACTGCAGATGGTCTTCCAGGATCCATTCGGCTCGCTGAATCCTGCCCACAGAGTGGAGCACTTCCTGCGGAGGTCGCTGGCGATCCACCGGAAGGGCGGCAGCTCCGAGACAGAGACGCGGCAGCGACTCGAGGAGCTCATGACAACAGTGGGCCTGCAGGCCGACATGCTGAACTCCTACCCGCACGAGCTCTCTGGCGGGCAGCGCCAGCGAGTTGCGATTGCCCGGGCCCTTGCCGTGGAACCACGGGTCATCCTCGCCGACGAACCCACCTCCATGCTGGATGTTTCGGTCCGGATCGGCGTGCTGAACCTGATGCGAAAGCTCCGCGATGAGCAGGGAATCTCCATGCTCTACATCACGCACGACCTCGCCTCAGCCCGATACCTGGCGGACCGGACGGCGGTCATGTTCGCAGGAGAGCTCGTTGAACAGGGCGAGTCCTTGGATCTCCTGACCAACCCGGGCCACCCGTACACGCAGCTGCTGGTCTCGGCCGTCCCGGATCCGTCCCGGGCGGGCTCCTACGATCCCGTCCGCCGTGCCGAGCTGCGGCAGGCTGTGATGGCTTCGACCACCTGCGGTTTCGACGGTGACCCAAACCAGAGCTGCTCGGCCGAGGAACCCGTTCACCACCGCGTGGGTGACCCCGAAAACCGTCACTGGGTGCGCTGCCACCTCTACCGCCCGCAGGCTGGAGCTGGCGGCCATGCCCTGGCAGCCGAACCGATGGACAAGAAAGCGTCCGCATGA
- a CDS encoding glycoside hydrolase family 32 protein translates to MTELTHPLATVNRDELIARAEADPLRPRFHFVSPAGWLNDPNGVSQWNGTYHLFYQYNPEGAFHHRIQWGHATSTDLVTWSDQPVALSPDGPDSADADGCWSGVLVDDGGTPTIVYSGRKGERELPCVAVGSPDLLTWTKSTANPVIAAPPADVDVTAYRDHCVWREGDRWRQLVGSGIRGRGGTAFLYESEDLRSWGYVGPLFIGDASQGDPDDPDWTGTMWECVDLFRSDGGVPGKATAGWGSGEPGDEDSHVLVFSAWDDGVTHHPLYWTGRYANDAFEPRALHRLDYGGRYFYAPQSFRDDSGRRIMFGWLQEGRDEAASVEAGWSGVMSLPRIVSRDSEGALSFAPVPEVADLRRDHISVAPAVIGAGTSVHGVISEVSGLQLDLELELDLDPGAVVRLGMLESRNADGTAVEQTVIELSRDDDEDGGDVGRGGVSRAQGALRLDRTLSSLDANVDTDPRGGPIPMPGGRVSLRVIVDRSAVEIFANGKPLTARAYPQLGGGGVSLNAVAGSARVRRFDAWTMGEIFGTGRALFP, encoded by the coding sequence ATGACTGAACTGACGCACCCGCTGGCCACGGTGAATCGCGACGAACTGATTGCCCGCGCCGAAGCGGACCCCCTTCGGCCGCGCTTCCATTTCGTGTCCCCGGCCGGTTGGTTGAACGACCCCAACGGCGTGAGCCAATGGAACGGCACCTACCACCTCTTCTACCAGTACAACCCAGAAGGCGCCTTCCACCACCGCATCCAGTGGGGCCACGCAACCAGCACTGACCTTGTCACCTGGAGCGACCAGCCCGTGGCGCTGTCTCCGGACGGGCCGGACAGCGCCGACGCAGACGGGTGCTGGTCAGGCGTTTTGGTCGACGACGGCGGCACGCCCACCATCGTCTACTCCGGTCGGAAAGGCGAGCGTGAGCTGCCGTGCGTCGCCGTCGGGAGCCCGGACCTGCTCACCTGGACGAAATCGACGGCGAACCCCGTGATCGCCGCCCCGCCCGCCGACGTCGACGTCACCGCCTACCGCGACCACTGCGTCTGGCGGGAGGGTGACCGGTGGCGGCAGCTGGTGGGCTCCGGCATCCGTGGGCGCGGTGGCACCGCGTTCCTGTACGAGTCGGAGGATCTCCGCTCCTGGGGCTACGTCGGGCCGCTGTTCATCGGCGACGCGTCACAGGGGGATCCTGACGATCCGGACTGGACAGGCACCATGTGGGAGTGCGTGGACCTGTTCCGTTCAGATGGCGGGGTACCAGGCAAGGCGACCGCCGGATGGGGTTCCGGCGAACCGGGGGACGAGGACTCCCATGTTCTCGTCTTTTCGGCCTGGGACGACGGCGTGACGCACCATCCCCTCTACTGGACCGGTCGTTACGCCAATGACGCGTTCGAACCGCGTGCCCTCCATCGGCTCGACTATGGCGGACGCTACTTCTACGCGCCGCAGTCGTTCCGTGATGACTCGGGCCGCCGGATCATGTTCGGCTGGCTGCAGGAAGGGCGCGACGAAGCTGCTTCGGTGGAAGCCGGGTGGTCGGGGGTGATGAGCCTCCCGCGGATTGTCTCGCGTGACTCCGAAGGTGCCCTGTCCTTCGCGCCAGTGCCTGAGGTTGCTGATCTTCGCCGGGACCACATCAGTGTGGCTCCTGCCGTCATCGGGGCTGGAACGTCGGTACATGGCGTCATCAGCGAGGTTTCGGGCCTCCAGCTGGACCTTGAGCTGGAGCTGGACCTGGACCCCGGAGCGGTGGTCCGCTTAGGGATGCTGGAATCCCGGAACGCCGACGGGACGGCCGTCGAGCAGACCGTCATCGAGCTTTCCCGAGACGACGACGAGGACGGCGGCGACGTCGGAAGAGGCGGCGTGTCCCGGGCCCAAGGCGCCCTTCGCCTTGACCGTACCCTCAGCAGCCTGGACGCCAACGTCGACACTGATCCGCGGGGTGGTCCCATTCCGATGCCTGGCGGGCGGGTTTCCTTGCGGGTCATTGTGGACCGCTCCGCCGTCGAGATCTTTGCGAACGGCAAGCCTTTGACAGCACGGGCATACCCGCAGCTTGGGGGCGGGGGAGTCAGCCTCAACGCAGTCGCGGGCTCGGCTCGAGTACGGCGCTTCGACGCCTGGACCATGGGGGAGATTTTCGGAACCGGGCGCGCACTTTTCCCCTGA
- a CDS encoding cupin domain-containing protein, protein MTANFIRALAVKSVDIPDKKRCPDKAEFDLVTVDDYSVARLILEPGWRWSQSAKPTEMTEYCEHNHLGFCISGSLEIETSDGVRSTIRANDTYALPPGHDEWVVGTEPFVAIEFLGTASFGRPRSRGMHALI, encoded by the coding sequence ATGACCGCAAATTTCATCAGAGCTTTGGCAGTTAAGTCCGTTGATATTCCAGACAAGAAGCGGTGCCCGGACAAGGCGGAATTCGATCTGGTCACCGTTGACGACTATTCGGTAGCAAGACTGATTCTCGAACCCGGCTGGCGCTGGTCCCAGTCCGCAAAGCCCACGGAAATGACCGAGTACTGCGAGCACAACCACCTCGGATTCTGCATCTCCGGCTCACTGGAGATCGAAACGTCCGACGGCGTACGGTCCACCATCCGCGCCAACGACACCTACGCCCTTCCTCCCGGCCACGACGAGTGGGTGGTCGGGACGGAACCTTTCGTTGCCATCGAATTCCTGGGCACGGCGTCCTTCGGCCGGCCCCGGAGCCGGGGAATGCACGCGCTGATCTGA
- a CDS encoding cation:dicarboxylate symporter family transporter: MILPSSSAPGPASAASVTSPAPAPIKKPIHKSLFVQILIAVLLGIGIGHFWPNVGSSLRPLGDGFIQLIKMIIAPLIFLVIVTGISAVGDVKAVGRVGVKALLYFTGATLFALAFGLVVGNIVQPGAGLNIDPSTLSQDALNAKTGTAPPQDAGQFLLGIIPTSVIGAFASNTLLQVLCFSVFFGAAIVVVGRERCMPVVTLLETVLELFYKIMAWVMRVAPIGAFGAMAFIIGQCGLASLSTYALLIAACYGAAIIFIALLFVVAWAYPRVPLWQFIKYSREEFLLALGTASTESVLPRIMTKLTNAGCSRATTGLVVPTGYSFNLDGAALYLSISLLFLAQAFGHHLDLGQQLAALGILMLTSKGMAGVPGSAFLALSATAGALGIFPVAGVALLLGADRLMDSMRVSVNLLGNCVATFVVAKWEGQFDREAMLRAFRGELPQEELAAEDGEAEGPASEITTAGAATAGSSPEVETAAAGVR; encoded by the coding sequence ATGATCCTTCCCTCCTCCTCTGCGCCCGGCCCCGCTTCCGCGGCGTCGGTGACAAGCCCTGCGCCTGCCCCGATCAAGAAGCCGATCCATAAGTCCCTGTTCGTCCAGATCCTCATCGCAGTCCTCCTCGGCATCGGGATCGGGCACTTCTGGCCGAACGTTGGATCCAGCCTGCGGCCTTTGGGTGACGGGTTCATCCAGCTCATCAAGATGATCATCGCGCCCCTCATCTTCCTGGTGATCGTGACGGGGATATCAGCCGTGGGTGACGTCAAGGCCGTGGGCCGGGTGGGCGTGAAGGCGCTGTTGTACTTCACGGGCGCAACCCTGTTCGCCCTGGCATTCGGGCTGGTAGTCGGCAATATCGTCCAGCCCGGGGCAGGATTGAACATCGACCCCTCGACGCTTTCCCAGGACGCGCTCAATGCAAAGACAGGCACCGCACCGCCCCAGGACGCGGGCCAGTTCCTGCTGGGCATCATCCCCACCAGTGTGATTGGCGCATTCGCCTCCAACACCCTCCTGCAGGTGCTGTGCTTCTCGGTGTTCTTCGGCGCAGCGATTGTCGTCGTCGGCAGGGAACGGTGCATGCCGGTGGTCACCTTGCTCGAGACAGTGCTCGAACTCTTCTACAAGATCATGGCCTGGGTCATGCGGGTCGCACCCATCGGCGCATTCGGCGCCATGGCCTTCATCATCGGCCAGTGTGGCCTGGCCTCCCTCAGCACCTACGCCCTGCTGATCGCTGCCTGCTACGGGGCCGCCATCATCTTCATCGCTTTGCTGTTCGTGGTTGCCTGGGCCTACCCGAGGGTTCCGCTGTGGCAGTTCATCAAATACTCCCGGGAGGAATTTCTCCTGGCTTTGGGCACAGCGTCCACCGAATCAGTACTGCCGCGCATCATGACCAAGCTGACCAACGCCGGTTGTTCCCGGGCCACCACAGGACTCGTGGTCCCTACGGGCTACTCCTTCAACCTTGACGGCGCGGCGCTTTACCTGTCGATCTCGCTGCTGTTCCTGGCCCAGGCATTCGGCCATCACCTGGACCTGGGCCAGCAACTCGCGGCCCTGGGCATCCTCATGCTCACCTCCAAGGGCATGGCCGGCGTCCCGGGTTCCGCTTTCCTCGCGCTGTCCGCCACGGCCGGTGCCCTGGGCATCTTTCCGGTCGCCGGTGTCGCGCTGCTGCTTGGCGCCGACCGGCTCATGGACTCCATGCGCGTATCCGTGAACCTGCTGGGCAACTGCGTGGCCACCTTCGTGGTGGCCAAATGGGAAGGCCAGTTCGACCGCGAAGCCATGCTCCGCGCATTCCGGGGAGAACTCCCGCAGGAAGAATTGGCAGCGGAAGACGGAGAGGCGGAAGGGCCGGCGTCGGAAATTACGACGGCGGGAGCCGCGACGGCGGGCAGTTCACCGGAGGTTGAGACAGCCGCAGCCGGGGTTCGTTAA
- a CDS encoding threonine/serine dehydratase — protein MITRTDVDQAATRISGLTRLTPVLEADAGTSPGPLWFKCEFMQHTGTFKARGALNRILACKERGELHAGAGVVVASGGNAGLANAYAAARLGVPATVFVPESAPAVKVRKLKAIGAGVVQGGAEYAVAYEAAIAYAAQTGAVYCHAYDQPEIAAGAGTVGSELLDQLDGVDTVLVAVGGGGLMAGVAAAVEGHAKVVAVEPQAAPTLNSALAAGRPVDVAVSGIAADSLGARRVGEIGFAVAVRTGVESVLVSDDDIVSARARLWNEYRMAVEHGAAAAFAALHSGAYVPEPGERVVVILCGANTDPATL, from the coding sequence ATGATCACCCGCACCGACGTCGACCAGGCCGCCACTAGGATCAGCGGCCTGACCAGGCTGACGCCCGTCCTGGAAGCGGATGCGGGCACCTCCCCGGGGCCGCTGTGGTTCAAGTGCGAGTTCATGCAGCACACCGGAACCTTCAAAGCCCGGGGTGCGCTCAACAGGATCCTCGCCTGCAAGGAGCGCGGCGAGCTGCACGCCGGTGCGGGCGTTGTGGTGGCATCGGGCGGGAATGCAGGGCTCGCCAACGCCTACGCGGCCGCCCGGCTGGGGGTCCCGGCAACTGTTTTCGTGCCGGAATCGGCACCCGCCGTCAAAGTCCGGAAGCTCAAAGCCATAGGCGCCGGAGTGGTCCAGGGCGGTGCCGAATACGCGGTGGCCTACGAGGCCGCCATTGCCTATGCGGCACAAACCGGCGCCGTATACTGCCACGCTTACGACCAGCCGGAAATCGCCGCAGGTGCCGGCACTGTGGGCTCCGAACTGCTGGACCAGCTGGATGGGGTGGACACCGTGCTGGTGGCAGTGGGAGGCGGCGGCCTGATGGCCGGAGTGGCTGCTGCCGTCGAAGGACACGCCAAGGTGGTGGCAGTTGAGCCGCAGGCCGCCCCCACGCTGAACTCGGCGCTCGCCGCCGGACGGCCTGTGGACGTGGCCGTTTCCGGAATCGCGGCGGACTCCCTGGGTGCCCGCCGCGTCGGCGAGATCGGCTTTGCCGTGGCGGTCAGGACCGGCGTCGAAAGTGTCCTGGTGTCCGACGACGACATCGTCAGCGCGCGTGCGCGGCTCTGGAACGAGTACCGCATGGCCGTGGAACATGGTGCCGCCGCGGCTTTCGCGGCCCTTCACTCGGGCGCATATGTGCCCGAACCAGGGGAACGCGTTGTGGTGATCCTCTGCGGCGCCAACACAGACCCCGCCACGCTGTAA
- a CDS encoding pyridoxamine 5'-phosphate oxidase family protein, translating to MGTFQPGSHTESLALADCWKYLQSSYIGRLAVINGTSPEIFPVNFLSAGEMLIFRTAPGTKLRLLLTGASVALETDGLNPYGTEVWSVVVKGIPSPFEGDPTSLEGAGPEREPWEPGLKEHLVQIRPTEVSGRRFAVHPRSRWWPPLDFSADWT from the coding sequence ATGGGCACTTTCCAGCCAGGATCACATACGGAATCACTTGCGTTGGCCGATTGTTGGAAATATCTTCAGTCCTCCTACATCGGACGACTAGCCGTGATCAACGGCACCAGCCCCGAAATCTTTCCCGTGAACTTCTTGTCCGCTGGGGAAATGTTGATTTTCCGCACGGCACCGGGAACGAAGCTGCGGTTACTCCTCACGGGGGCTTCAGTTGCTCTGGAAACAGACGGCCTCAACCCCTATGGCACCGAGGTCTGGAGTGTTGTGGTCAAAGGAATACCGTCACCGTTTGAGGGCGACCCGACAAGCCTGGAAGGCGCAGGCCCGGAACGTGAACCATGGGAGCCGGGCCTCAAAGAGCACCTGGTGCAGATCAGGCCGACAGAGGTCAGCGGACGCAGGTTCGCCGTTCACCCGCGATCCCGTTGGTGGCCGCCACTCGATTTTTCGGCTGACTGGACATAA
- a CDS encoding pyridoxamine 5'-phosphate oxidase family protein translates to MNGSPKDRKLTFDQCWELLASSVVGRLALIVNGHPEIFPVNFVLERRTIVFRTAAGTKLWESTKQEPAAFEIDGYEPTTEEAWSVVARGATALIEDPDEQSAADALGLEPWEPGTKSHYVRLSPEALTGRRFKVNAPDVWNTRSYDQRRASFE, encoded by the coding sequence ATGAACGGTTCACCGAAAGACCGCAAGCTCACTTTCGACCAATGCTGGGAGCTGTTGGCTTCTTCCGTCGTCGGAAGACTGGCACTCATCGTCAACGGCCACCCCGAGATCTTTCCGGTGAATTTCGTGCTGGAACGCCGGACCATCGTGTTCCGCACAGCCGCAGGGACAAAGCTGTGGGAATCCACGAAGCAGGAGCCAGCAGCCTTCGAAATCGACGGATACGAGCCCACGACCGAGGAAGCATGGAGCGTCGTCGCAAGGGGTGCCACTGCGTTGATCGAGGACCCGGATGAACAGTCTGCTGCGGACGCCCTCGGCCTGGAGCCATGGGAACCGGGAACAAAATCCCACTACGTGCGGCTGTCACCGGAAGCCCTGACAGGACGTCGGTTCAAGGTCAACGCTCCGGACGTGTGGAACACCCGGAGCTATGATCAGCGCCGCGCATCGTTCGAGTAG
- a CDS encoding DUF1003 domain-containing protein — protein MSEQKVTWHTRHKSSLTRGERAADLLRNSMGSWPFVGGFILFMAVWAAVNSFAMASRAWDPYPYILLNLFLSMLAGLQGAILLIAAKRQDAIASAMAQHDYDTDMKAKAEIEQLTKINEQQLAILRELQSLAGRPGRV, from the coding sequence ATGAGCGAGCAGAAAGTCACGTGGCATACCCGGCACAAGTCGTCCCTGACCCGAGGGGAGCGGGCAGCGGACCTCCTGCGCAACAGCATGGGCAGCTGGCCCTTTGTCGGGGGATTCATCCTTTTCATGGCAGTGTGGGCTGCCGTCAACAGCTTCGCGATGGCCAGCCGGGCGTGGGATCCCTACCCCTACATCCTGCTGAACCTGTTTCTGTCGATGCTCGCCGGCCTTCAGGGCGCAATCCTGCTGATTGCAGCCAAGCGCCAGGATGCGATCGCGTCGGCCATGGCCCAGCACGACTACGACACCGACATGAAAGCGAAGGCTGAGATCGAACAGCTCACGAAGATCAATGAACAACAGCTTGCGATTCTCCGCGAACTTCAGTCGCTCGCCGGCCGCCCCGGCAGGGTGTAG